One genomic region from Anopheles bellator chromosome 2, idAnoBellAS_SP24_06.2, whole genome shotgun sequence encodes:
- the LOC131210656 gene encoding uncharacterized protein LOC131210656: MQSPSATFAQMICVLEQMIPGLPRDPRAVLKMPWNITLQDVTGLPMPASFWQRDVKEAIARQTARPSTVLDLFVDWAPFKQLDNPKILSWVVLGRVRDMDTRPPGKPFGLTVFCGSRAPTAQMLLGPLCQQLEPMAHVTPRAVLSDAEGRARAKGRFLSVVHLFKFKLIYCFFNNYRDETSYLTPGKSYNLRILAFSNVGDGRMSSPPIQFKMGITQTPRNGSASLPSIPLALLAMLSILLVLQ; the protein is encoded by the exons ATGCAAAGCCCATCGGCAACTTTTGCCCAAATGATTTGCGTTCTGGAGCAAATGATACCGGGCTTGCCGAGGGACCCACGGGCCGTGCTGAAGATGCCGTGGAACATCACGCTTCAGGATGTCACTGGCCTTCCTATGCCAGCGAGCTTCTGGCAGCGTGATGTGA AAGAGGCTATAGCACGGCAGACAGCACGACCGTCAACCGTGTTggatttgtttgtggattgGGCACCCTTCAAGCAGTTGGACAACCCAAAGATACTATCTTGGGTTGTGCTTGGAAGGGTGCGGGATATGGATACCAGGCCACCGGGCAAACCGTTCGGTCTGACGGTATTTTGCGGCAGCCGAGCGCCAACTGCGCAGATGTTGCTTGGTCCGCTCTGCCAACAGTTGGAGCCCATGGCGCACGTCACACCCAGGGCAGTCCTTTCTGACGCCGAGGGACGTGCGCGTGCTAAAGGTAGGTTTCTTAGCGTCGTAcatctatttaaatttaaattaatttattgtttttttaataattacaGAGACGAAACATCATACTTAACACCCG GAAAATCGTACAATCTACGCATTTTGGCGTTCAGCAACGTCGGTGATGGAAGAATGTCCAGCCCGCCAATACAGTTTAAGATGG GTATTACGCAAACGCCACGTAATGGGTCCGCCAGTTTGCCATCGATTCCACTTGCCTTGCTCGCTATGCTTAGTATATTGCTAGTCCTGCAATAG